Proteins from a genomic interval of Triplophysa dalaica isolate WHDGS20190420 chromosome 21, ASM1584641v1, whole genome shotgun sequence:
- the zgc:113276 gene encoding uncharacterized protein zgc:113276, producing MLDVLIIGGGPHALTLATLLSDPDQPICQSNADILQGIQLSKAKSARKNKKRQTTRPVLKTENDGKHQTHSSLNFKVVDSYGRWISLWQSQFTALSIPHLRSHMLVHTDPFDKKALQEFVLEEHRAEELHSLPEQIYIQDENAFFNDNRLGKRDKKLLSATNGLQKKLYFSLPGTQLSIDFFQEQVRKHDLDSNLIQATVDRIIPILSEDESKVKFFNVTLNTGENVEAKNIVMATGPSRAQMANIPSWVEAIQESYPEGTLQHTVELMHYFCTREEMNEPSTGPPPVCHIGHRVMVVGGGLTSAHIISIALKQGARHVTWVLRKHLQLKQFDVGDVESLIGRYSHIEHGIKMDGLAYLRQFYNQRSLHKRLAMIKQARKGGAVTPEAYTQLLPFIQSGQLLVKHHCQVTEAKWCYQTQSWRLSLSNGEQWNGEKIWLATGCKLNVNQDPLLADVMRKFPIQVLDGWPCITESLQWTPECPLYLMGQYTALQIGPHAVNLAGGQAASIRIFKSITSQHSGLDESTSARMEKTSRTEEYISHMHGLMWL from the exons ATGTTGGATGTTTTAATAATTGGAGGAGGTCCTCATGCTCTTACACTCGCTACTCTACTCTCAGATCCTGACCAACCTATCTGCCAATCCAATGCTGACATACTTCAGGGAATTCAGCTTAGCAAAGCAAAAAGCGCtcgcaaaaacaaaaaaagacaaacaaccA GGCCTGTGTTAAAAACAGAGAATGACGGGAAACATCAGACACACTCTTCACTGAACTTCAAGGTGGTGGATTCATATGGAAGATGGATATCACTGTGGCAAAGCCAGTTTACTGCCCTGAGCATCCCACATCTCCGATCACACATGCTTGTGCATACCGACCCATTTGATAAG AAGGCCTTGCAAGAGTTTGTGCTGGAGGAGCATCGGGCGGAGGAGCTGCACAGTCTACCTGAGCAAATTTACATTCAGGACgagaatgcattttttaacgACAATCGGCTGGGTAAGAGGGACAAAAAGCTTCTAAGCGCAACAAATGGCCTTCAGAAGAAGCTGTACTTCAGTCTGCCAGGAACACAACTCAGTATAGACTTCTTCCAGGAGCAG GTACGCAAACATGACCTGGACAGCAACTTAATCCAAGCCACAGTAGACAGAATCATTCCGATCCTTTCTGAGGATGAGAGCAAGGTGAAGTTTTTCAACGTGACATTAAACACAGGAGAAAATGTAGAGGCAAAAAACATCGTCATGGCGACAGGACCTTCCAGGGCACAAATGGCAAACATCCCGTCTTGGGTGGAAGCAATCCAGGAGAGTTACCCGGAGGGAACTCTACAACACACAGTTGAGCTCATGCATTACTTCTGTACACGTGAGGAAATGAATGAGCCATCAACTG GTCCTCCTCCTGTGTGTCATATCGGTCACAGAGTGATGGTGGTGGGTGGAGGTCTAACCAGCGCCCACATTATCTCAATTGCTCTTAAGCAGGGTGCCCGTCACGTGACCTGGGTCTTACGAAAACACTTACAG TTGAAGCAGTTTGATGTTGGGGACGTGGAGAGTCTGATCGGACGCTATTCACACATTGAGCATGGAATCAAGATGGATGGCCTGGCCTACCTCAGGCAATTCTATAATCAAAGGAGTCTTCACAAGAGGCTGGCAATGATAAAACAAGCCCGGAAAGGAGGAGCTGTGACCCCTGAGGCCTACACACAACTTCTGCCTTTCATTCAGAGCGGTCAACTTCTGGTCAAACATCACTGTCAG GTGACTGAAGCTAAATGGTGTTATCAGACTCAGAGTTGGAGGCTCTCCCTGTCCAATGGTGAACAGTGGAATGGGGAAAAGATTTGGCTGGCAACAGGCTGCAAGCTGAATGTAAATCAAGACCCTTTACTGGCAGACGTTATGAGAAAATTCCCCATTCAA GTTTTGGACGGCTGGCCGTGCATAACAGAATCACTGCAGTGGACACCAGAATGCCCTCTCTACCTGATGGGGCAGTACACAGCACTTCAG ATTGGGCCTCATGCTGTTAACCTTGCAGGGGGTCAAGCTGCAAGTATACGCATATTTAAAAGCATCACATCTCAACATAGTGGACTGGATGAAAGTACATCAGCGAGAATGGAGAAGACAAGCAGGACCGAAGAGTACATATCACACATGCACGGCCTCATGTGGTTGTAA